From a single Halodesulfovibrio marinisediminis DSM 17456 genomic region:
- the aroC gene encoding chorismate synthase, which yields MSGNTFGTLFRLSTFGESHGAALGGTIEGCPSGIVLTEADIQRELDLRKPGQGGIAATARKEEDAVRILSGVFEGKTTGTPIGFIVENTDQRSRDYGDIIEKWRPGHADFGFDQKYGFRDYRGGGRSSGRETVSRVAGGAVAMQLLATQGISVNAYTVELGGIPVTSIDAAGAQKRPYFAAEDAVVDTWNERVKAVKKDGDTLGGVVQIEAVGVPAGLGEPVFDKLDAMLAHALMSVGSVKGVEIGQGFEAARMLGSENNDGMDVNGFTSNNCGGILGGISNGMPVIARAAIKPIPSIAKEQHTITRSGEPCTMQIKGRHDICAIPRVVPVLKSMVALVLADLLLQQGKQFFSPISGVVEPRGFDE from the coding sequence ATGAGCGGTAATACGTTCGGCACCCTGTTTCGCTTAAGTACGTTTGGCGAATCCCACGGTGCGGCTTTGGGCGGCACAATTGAGGGTTGCCCATCCGGTATTGTATTAACTGAGGCAGACATTCAGCGTGAACTGGATTTACGTAAACCGGGGCAGGGTGGCATTGCTGCTACTGCGCGGAAGGAAGAGGATGCAGTACGCATTCTTTCCGGCGTGTTCGAGGGAAAGACAACTGGAACACCTATCGGGTTTATTGTAGAGAATACAGACCAACGTTCACGTGATTACGGTGATATCATTGAGAAATGGCGCCCCGGTCATGCAGATTTCGGGTTCGATCAAAAATATGGTTTTAGAGACTACCGTGGTGGCGGGCGCTCTTCAGGACGTGAGACCGTAAGCCGTGTTGCTGGTGGTGCAGTTGCTATGCAGTTGCTTGCAACTCAAGGTATTAGTGTGAATGCATATACAGTAGAGCTTGGCGGTATTCCTGTGACTTCAATTGATGCAGCCGGTGCTCAGAAGCGCCCATACTTTGCGGCGGAAGATGCTGTCGTTGACACATGGAATGAGCGTGTGAAGGCTGTGAAAAAAGATGGCGATACGCTTGGCGGTGTGGTGCAGATTGAAGCTGTGGGCGTGCCTGCCGGACTTGGAGAGCCTGTGTTTGATAAACTTGATGCCATGCTTGCTCATGCTCTTATGAGTGTCGGCTCTGTAAAGGGCGTGGAAATCGGGCAAGGTTTTGAAGCAGCGCGTATGTTGGGAAGTGAGAACAATGACGGCATGGACGTTAATGGATTTACTTCAAACAATTGTGGCGGCATCCTTGGTGGTATTTCTAATGGCATGCCGGTAATTGCCCGTGCGGCAATCAAGCCTATTCCGTCTATTGCTAAAGAGCAGCATACGATTACCCGCAGCGGTGAGCCATGCACAATGCAGATTAAAGGACGTCATGATATTTGTGCAATCCCGCGTGTAGTACCTGTATTGAAATCTATGGTCGCGCTTGTTCTTGCAGACTTACTGTTGCAGCAAGGTAAGCAATTTTTTTCGCCTATTTCAGGCGTTGTAGAACCTAGAGGGTTTGACGAATAA
- a CDS encoding universal stress protein, with amino-acid sequence MKIEKILVPVDGSDFSLKAVEYAAEFAPMVGASVVLLTCRLEVTSLLSKELYEKAIKDLDGHAQALLEPYKEIFSKAHVPVTDMVLGGTPEDAILQVAKGEDCDMIIMGSRGYSDIKGLFLGSTTHRVLQLAECPVTVIR; translated from the coding sequence ATGAAGATCGAAAAGATTCTTGTTCCGGTAGATGGCTCAGACTTTTCCCTAAAAGCTGTTGAATATGCTGCAGAGTTCGCACCCATGGTCGGTGCATCTGTTGTATTGCTCACTTGTCGCCTGGAAGTAACTTCTCTGTTAAGTAAAGAGTTATACGAAAAAGCGATTAAGGATCTTGATGGGCATGCACAAGCATTGCTTGAGCCGTATAAAGAGATTTTCTCTAAAGCACATGTACCGGTTACAGATATGGTTTTAGGTGGAACTCCTGAAGATGCCATTCTACAAGTGGCAAAAGGGGAAGACTGCGATATGATCATCATGGGCTCCCGTGGCTATTCAGATATTAAAGGCTTGTTCCTTGGCAGCACAACGCATAGAGTATTGCAACTTGCAGAGTGTCCTGTAACTGTAATTCGTTAA
- the aroL gene encoding shikimate kinase AroL has product MEYSKRVYLIGSRGCGKTSVGVGLARRLKSRFTDTDALLCEMQGKSVADIVEAEGWDVFRDYESAALIKATEGDTLVIATGGGMVLREQNRSFMREHGVVVFIDVPPAELARRLSVDPLDKQRPSLTGKSLIDEIAEVLAERMHLYMESAQITVDGTQTVEEIIDNIVELLETKPDS; this is encoded by the coding sequence GTGGAATATTCAAAACGGGTATATCTGATTGGCTCTCGCGGGTGCGGTAAGACTTCTGTAGGGGTAGGACTTGCTAGGCGGTTGAAGAGTCGTTTTACTGATACAGACGCTCTATTGTGTGAAATGCAGGGAAAGAGCGTTGCGGATATTGTCGAAGCTGAGGGCTGGGATGTTTTCAGGGATTATGAGTCTGCAGCGCTTATTAAGGCTACTGAAGGAGATACGCTGGTTATTGCCACTGGTGGCGGCATGGTGTTGCGGGAGCAGAACCGTTCATTTATGCGCGAGCATGGAGTGGTTGTTTTTATCGACGTACCTCCTGCTGAGCTTGCACGGCGCCTGAGTGTAGACCCGCTAGATAAGCAGCGTCCTTCTTTGACAGGAAAATCTCTTATTGATGAAATTGCGGAAGTACTTGCAGAGCGTATGCATTTGTATATGGAATCTGCCCAGATAACGGTGGATGGAACGCAGACTGTGGAAGAAATTATTGATAACATCGTGGAACTACTTGAAACGAAACCAGATTCATAG
- a CDS encoding YkgJ family cysteine cluster protein, with protein sequence MVLETKKERIIRKETFNALFSDSRSLPELLFETPEEAAGSIAAMMRGFWKYVDDCVEQEVPKNTQTCKKGCSYCCSQPIFMDIFEAVACIHYMEGEDIVTAFEQGFPRWQKNFAPQQPILWKALQEDKWDELGALAKKLNAPCPFLLNNECACYEARPMVCRTWVSKTFRFLCRINSSSVKYTLKCQDEVHDAYNRVLLHIATAFEIPLAAGGWTTLPLAYNSVEGNAAELLKHAIAKHITYSR encoded by the coding sequence TTGGTTTTAGAAACAAAAAAAGAACGGATTATTCGCAAGGAAACTTTCAACGCGCTGTTTAGTGATTCAAGATCCTTGCCGGAATTACTTTTTGAAACTCCCGAAGAGGCTGCGGGCAGTATTGCTGCAATGATGCGTGGCTTTTGGAAATATGTTGATGATTGTGTTGAGCAGGAAGTGCCCAAAAACACTCAGACGTGTAAAAAAGGGTGCAGCTACTGTTGTTCACAGCCAATCTTTATGGATATATTTGAGGCGGTAGCTTGTATCCATTATATGGAGGGTGAGGATATCGTTACTGCTTTCGAGCAGGGATTCCCAAGATGGCAGAAAAACTTTGCGCCACAGCAGCCGATTTTATGGAAGGCATTACAGGAAGACAAGTGGGACGAGTTGGGGGCATTGGCTAAAAAGTTGAATGCACCTTGTCCGTTTTTGCTGAACAATGAGTGTGCCTGTTATGAGGCTCGTCCGATGGTTTGCCGTACGTGGGTTTCGAAGACTTTTAGATTTTTGTGCAGAATAAATTCTTCAAGCGTAAAATACACGCTTAAATGTCAGGATGAAGTGCATGATGCGTATAACCGTGTACTGCTCCATATCGCCACAGCGTTTGAAATTCCTTTGGCTGCAGGTGGTTGGACAACGTTGCCCCTTGCGTATAACTCTGTGGAAGGAAATGCAGCAGAGTTGCTGAAGCATGCAATCGCAAAGCACATAACATACAGCAGGTAA
- the mltA gene encoding murein transglycosylase A yields MTVRNITQILSALLIITTLFFAGCSQSPPPPEPSDPVKEQPEGARFIQLSDTEACSVSQTLTIGKQGMHSWMDFAPALERSAKYVSRKPQSKLALNKYGLKVTWKTLATSIERLQLLLPKLDSNPELLAQHFIFYRIDADPLFTGYYEPALQASLVKKPGYAYPLYSKPADLMTLNLADFHPRWKSQRAYYRIESGKAVPYYDRKSIDMKGALEERNLEIAWAKDPLDIFFLQIQGSGRLILEDGSTKHILYAGKNGHKYVSLGRVMRDKGLLPKDGISMQAIRKYFDENPEETYKLLATNPSYVFFRLADNGPYGSMGQPLTPRVSLATDPSFIPLGSMFLFDVPLPEKDEKGAFQYGDSLKGLGLAQDTGGAIKKHHLDFFSGYGEDATWIAGHMNTKGAVWLLLPK; encoded by the coding sequence TTGACTGTCAGAAACATTACCCAGATTCTATCTGCCCTACTTATTATAACCACACTTTTCTTTGCAGGGTGCAGCCAGTCTCCCCCACCGCCTGAACCTAGTGATCCGGTTAAAGAACAACCGGAGGGTGCGCGCTTCATACAGCTTAGCGACACAGAAGCCTGTAGTGTGAGTCAAACTCTCACAATTGGCAAACAAGGAATGCACTCTTGGATGGATTTTGCGCCAGCTCTTGAGCGTTCTGCCAAATATGTATCCAGAAAGCCGCAGTCCAAGTTAGCACTTAATAAATACGGACTGAAAGTAACATGGAAAACACTCGCCACGTCCATTGAGCGGTTACAACTGCTGTTACCGAAGCTGGATTCCAACCCGGAACTTCTGGCGCAGCATTTTATATTCTACAGAATCGACGCAGATCCGTTGTTTACCGGCTACTATGAACCGGCCTTACAGGCGAGCCTTGTAAAAAAGCCAGGTTATGCATATCCGCTGTACTCTAAGCCTGCAGACCTTATGACTCTTAACCTTGCAGACTTTCACCCACGCTGGAAAAGTCAGCGTGCGTACTATCGTATTGAGTCCGGTAAAGCGGTTCCCTATTACGATAGGAAATCCATTGACATGAAAGGGGCACTTGAAGAACGCAATCTTGAAATTGCATGGGCAAAAGACCCGCTTGATATCTTCTTTTTACAGATTCAAGGCTCCGGTAGACTCATTCTGGAAGACGGCTCCACAAAGCACATCCTGTATGCCGGTAAAAACGGGCATAAGTATGTTTCATTGGGACGTGTAATGCGCGATAAGGGGCTGCTGCCTAAGGATGGTATCTCCATGCAGGCAATCCGGAAGTACTTTGATGAAAATCCTGAAGAGACCTACAAGCTTTTGGCCACCAACCCAAGTTATGTATTCTTCAGACTTGCAGACAACGGCCCATACGGCTCCATGGGGCAGCCTCTTACACCACGTGTATCACTGGCAACAGACCCGTCTTTCATTCCTCTGGGAAGCATGTTCCTTTTTGATGTGCCACTACCAGAAAAAGACGAAAAAGGAGCCTTCCAATATGGCGACAGCCTTAAAGGACTGGGACTTGCACAAGACACTGGCGGCGCCATTAAAAAACACCATTTGGACTTCTTCAGCGGCTACGGAGAAGATGCCACGTGGATTGCAGGTCACATGAATACAAAAGGGGCGGTATGGCTTCTTCTGCCAAAATAA